In Nematostella vectensis chromosome 11, jaNemVect1.1, whole genome shotgun sequence, a genomic segment contains:
- the LOC5498958 gene encoding arf-GAP with SH3 domain, ANK repeat and PH domain-containing protein 1, giving the protein MDEKKEFIHAKYIKHQYAQKSGESPEKVLQELHQAVKSRDILAVLQGFGEGVDLSATLPGSTKWNTALHEAVEQEDLTSLHIVDFLAQNGYD; this is encoded by the exons AT GGACGAGAAGAAAGAGTTTATTCACGCCAAGTACATCAAACACCAGTACGCACAGAAATCGGGAGAAAGCCCCGAGAAGGTGTTGCAG GAGCTGCACCAGGCGGTCAAGTCACGTGATATTCTGGCCGTGTTGCAAGGGTTCGGCGAGGGAGTGGACCTGAGTGCGACGCTACCAGGATCG ACGAAATGGAACACTGCACTTCACGAGGCAGTTGAACAAGAAGACCTTACTTCTCTACACATCGTCGACTTTCTAGCGCAGAACGGGTACGATTAG